Proteins from one Desulfonema limicola genomic window:
- a CDS encoding DEAD/DEAH box helicase family protein has product MSELHLQDRFLIPFFQKELGYQEVRANTVSNSLIIEEDLEAFISQTQLNAKPYEKLLKKYKGDKQKLLADLIELIQERSGSTRNMALFLNANKSVTLKGIKLHLFYTSDSLIHANTLFEENIFSVIQELHYKYYYEDKQIFYFRPDICLFINGIYLGYSELKSNFSNQNARKNGRRKVIKDYCNAVKTYYDYFDSNEMLSEKEKEFYRKDFLKVFERAIHITTTDVGETYIIRTISDFFDRILNAYRKGKIDIEEQKNKIEDEFKPYPLLNPHANKKNKLKEIFTYHYGKYFIEKEILYYNFIERDVYVVKKTKTLKDEKGNLIAPRPKQKFGTDKIMGKIDEFLAHENEDDYFEKLLEKQLAGVSEAKKKELLEKRKSYANNKNVYSLLMQYAPGFGKSNIIGWTALQLKDLMRDGEYVYDKILIVVDRLQLRGQIDSKMLNMNIDNRMYIEAFNKKTFQEALISDTRMVIVNLQKFGSAREMLDSEVLKNLAGMRIVFLIDEIHRSNSGDQHEEMVSIFDELQTPFDSDEEYKENRKKKNLIIGFTATPNDHALARFGEFSAYAENEKLWVPFDTYSMVEAIEDGYILNPLKNIVPIASKMLYDIPPNKLKGFKEKEYKDAYKKQIYENRERIDAIAEKIADLLVKDVYHRIRGTGKGMLAVYSIKSAIAYKEAVTKHFNKLVKLPKYEKYAKAPIHVVYSSSQDEQSANGLNDGLSEEKVLQNFAQKKNGLIIVVAKLQTGFDEKKLYSIFLDKEVRGINAIQTIARVNRKTKYKNDCKIFDFSYDNVNVQNIKDAFEHFSDMVVSDFDPFSDRNILEILLDELRKSGSYTKFYKLYMEIYNDKDRTDNPASYFDLETSIEKYIKANPKHTADTKAKASQYFTILNRIEYVIKLDKKFSETVFLKFWEFFNTIYNRLNPKKNEKDSIEVYFDDKIGIVEVEAQKPKKKRKKKTKVATGDIGGGGQQLDILEIIKARNKKEEKIGELIKDFEKKIEAFFKYVEDSKEGKRLIVKINSHIPEEEIKEDFAKIYRRYKAFNKKKVGDYFFKETKDLVEKLCDDFEIRVQGN; this is encoded by the coding sequence ATGAGCGAACTTCATCTGCAAGACAGGTTTTTAATTCCATTTTTTCAAAAAGAATTGGGTTATCAGGAAGTCAGGGCAAATACTGTAAGTAATTCTTTGATTATTGAAGAAGACCTTGAGGCATTCATATCTCAAACCCAACTCAATGCAAAACCCTATGAAAAATTGTTAAAAAAATACAAAGGGGATAAACAAAAACTACTTGCAGACCTGATTGAGCTTATTCAAGAGCGGAGCGGAAGCACCCGGAATATGGCATTGTTTCTCAACGCAAATAAATCTGTAACATTAAAAGGTATCAAGCTACACCTTTTTTATACAAGTGACAGCTTAATACACGCCAATACCTTATTTGAAGAAAACATATTCTCAGTTATCCAGGAATTGCATTATAAATACTATTATGAAGATAAACAGATTTTTTATTTCCGCCCGGATATTTGCCTATTTATAAACGGTATTTACCTGGGATACAGTGAACTTAAATCAAACTTTAGCAATCAGAATGCCAGGAAAAACGGACGAAGAAAGGTAATAAAGGATTATTGTAATGCTGTAAAAACATATTACGATTATTTTGACAGCAATGAAATGCTCAGTGAAAAAGAAAAAGAGTTTTACCGTAAAGATTTTTTAAAAGTATTTGAAAGAGCCATTCACATAACTACCACTGATGTTGGTGAAACCTATATAATCCGAACCATTTCAGATTTTTTTGACCGAATACTCAATGCCTACCGAAAAGGAAAGATAGACATAGAGGAACAGAAAAATAAAATAGAAGATGAATTTAAACCGTATCCTTTGTTAAATCCTCATGCTAACAAGAAAAACAAGCTGAAAGAAATATTTACTTATCATTATGGCAAATACTTTATTGAAAAAGAGATATTATATTACAACTTTATTGAGCGTGATGTCTATGTTGTTAAAAAAACTAAAACACTTAAAGACGAAAAAGGGAACCTGATAGCACCAAGACCAAAACAAAAATTCGGAACAGATAAAATAATGGGGAAGATAGATGAGTTTCTTGCCCATGAAAATGAAGACGATTATTTTGAGAAGTTATTAGAAAAACAATTGGCTGGAGTTTCAGAAGCAAAGAAAAAGGAACTGCTGGAAAAACGTAAATCTTATGCCAATAACAAAAACGTCTATTCCCTGCTGATGCAGTATGCACCCGGTTTTGGAAAATCCAATATTATTGGCTGGACGGCCTTGCAATTAAAAGATTTAATGCGTGACGGTGAATATGTTTATGATAAAATCCTTATTGTAGTTGACCGGTTACAACTCCGAGGACAAATTGATTCTAAAATGCTTAATATGAATATTGATAACCGCATGTATATTGAGGCATTTAACAAGAAAACCTTTCAGGAAGCACTAATTTCAGATACCCGTATGGTGATAGTAAATTTACAGAAATTCGGTTCTGCACGGGAAATGCTTGATTCAGAAGTTCTAAAAAACCTTGCAGGAATGAGAATTGTATTTTTAATTGATGAGATACATCGTTCAAACAGCGGAGATCAGCACGAAGAAATGGTCAGCATATTTGATGAACTGCAAACACCGTTTGATAGTGATGAAGAATACAAAGAAAACCGCAAAAAAAAGAATCTTATTATCGGTTTCACAGCCACACCCAACGATCATGCCCTGGCCCGATTTGGTGAATTCAGCGCTTATGCTGAAAATGAAAAACTATGGGTTCCATTTGATACTTACAGTATGGTAGAAGCTATCGAAGACGGATACATTCTCAATCCACTGAAAAACATTGTCCCCATAGCGTCTAAAATGCTGTATGACATTCCTCCCAACAAACTTAAAGGCTTTAAAGAAAAAGAATATAAAGATGCCTATAAAAAACAAATATACGAAAATCGTGAACGTATTGATGCCATTGCGGAAAAAATTGCTGACCTGCTGGTAAAAGATGTATATCATAGAATACGTGGCACAGGAAAAGGTATGCTTGCTGTTTATTCCATTAAATCTGCTATTGCATATAAAGAAGCTGTAACAAAACATTTTAATAAACTGGTTAAACTGCCCAAGTATGAAAAATATGCAAAAGCCCCTATTCATGTAGTCTATTCAAGCAGTCAGGACGAACAAAGCGCTAATGGCCTTAATGATGGATTGAGTGAAGAAAAGGTATTACAGAATTTTGCCCAGAAAAAAAACGGCCTGATTATTGTAGTAGCCAAATTGCAAACAGGCTTTGACGAAAAAAAGCTTTATTCCATTTTTTTGGATAAAGAGGTTAGAGGCATTAACGCAATCCAGACAATTGCAAGAGTAAATCGTAAGACAAAATATAAAAACGATTGTAAGATTTTTGATTTTTCTTATGATAACGTCAATGTCCAAAACATAAAAGATGCTTTTGAACATTTTTCTGATATGGTAGTAAGTGATTTTGACCCTTTCAGTGATAGAAATATTTTGGAAATTTTACTGGATGAGCTAAGAAAATCAGGTTCTTATACCAAGTTTTATAAACTGTACATGGAAATTTACAATGACAAAGATAGAACAGATAATCCTGCAAGTTATTTTGACCTGGAAACCAGTATTGAAAAATACATAAAAGCCAACCCCAAGCATACTGCCGATACAAAAGCAAAAGCATCACAATATTTTACCATTCTCAACCGTATTGAATATGTAATAAAGCTTGATAAAAAATTCAGTGAAACCGTTTTTTTAAAATTCTGGGAATTTTTTAATACAATATACAACAGGCTAAACCCAAAAAAGAATGAAAAAGATTCAATAGAAGTCTATTTTGATGATAAAATTGGCATAGTAGAGGTAGAAGCACAGAAGCCTAAAAAAAAGAGAAAGAAGAAAACCAAAGTAGCAACAGGGGATATAGGTGGCGGTGGTCAACAGCTTGATATATTAGAAATTATAAAAGCACGAAATAAAAAAGAGGAAAAAATAGGCGAACTGATTAAAGATTTTGAAAAGAAGATTGAGGCTTTTTTTAAATATGTCGAAGATTCAAAAGAAGGAAAAAGACTGATAGTAAAAATCAATTCTCACATTCCAGAGGAAGAAATTAAAGAAGACTTCGCAAAGATTTACAGGCGATACAAAGCATTCAATAAAAAAAAAGTAGGAGACTACTTTTTCAAGGAAACTAAAGATTTGGTTGAGAAACTGTGTGATGATTTTGAAATTAGGGTGCAGGGTAATTGA
- a CDS encoding restriction endonuclease subunit S — protein MIKADFERYEAYKDSGVEWIGTVPDHWFLRHFKRFATMKGRIGWQGLKYSEFTDEGPFLITGMNFKGGKINWDEVYHISEKRYQQAPEIQLKNHDILMTKDGTIGKLLYVNNIPAPYKASLNSHLLVFRPIKESYYPKFLYYQLDSTIFNKYTHIAKTGTTFFGISQTAVGQYIGLLPPLPEQKVIAKYLDSKTALIDRKIELLTQKASLYENLKKSLINETVTKGLDKSVKMKDSGIDWIGEVPEHWVFNRHKDNFIFITKTCTDPTLYKVGLENIEGKTGRFIATNSDFEGNGIEFKINDILFGKLRPYLAKVYLAEFKGNAVGDIFVYRTKYNMIPKFAQYLMLSNKYLDVINNSTAGAKMPRVSSSFIANLIIATPPISEQKAIAQFLDTKTTKIDQIVKTINIKIDNLKELRKTLINDVVTGKIKVVK, from the coding sequence ATGATAAAAGCTGACTTTGAAAGATATGAGGCTTATAAAGATAGCGGGGTTGAATGGATTGGAACAGTGCCAGATCATTGGTTTTTAAGACACTTTAAGCGGTTTGCTACAATGAAGGGTCGTATTGGATGGCAAGGATTAAAATATTCAGAATTTACAGATGAAGGGCCTTTTCTTATAACTGGCATGAATTTTAAAGGAGGTAAAATTAATTGGGATGAGGTTTATCATATAAGTGAAAAACGTTATCAGCAGGCACCTGAAATTCAGTTAAAAAATCATGATATTCTTATGACTAAAGATGGAACTATTGGTAAACTTCTTTATGTAAATAATATCCCAGCCCCATATAAAGCTTCTCTTAATAGTCACCTTTTAGTTTTCCGTCCGATAAAGGAAAGTTATTATCCAAAATTTTTATATTATCAGCTTGATTCGACAATTTTCAATAAATATACCCATATCGCAAAAACTGGAACAACTTTTTTTGGTATTTCACAAACAGCAGTTGGTCAATATATTGGCTTACTTCCACCACTTCCAGAACAAAAAGTAATAGCCAAATACCTCGACAGCAAAACCGCTCTGATAGATCGAAAAATAGAACTGCTAACCCAAAAAGCTTCACTATACGAAAATCTCAAAAAATCCCTGATTAATGAAACTGTTACCAAAGGTCTTGATAAAAGTGTGAAGATGAAAGACAGCGGGATTGACTGGATTGGGGAAGTGCCGGAGCATTGGGTTTTTAATCGTCATAAGGATAACTTTATTTTTATCACAAAAACATGCACTGATCCGACATTATATAAAGTCGGACTGGAAAACATTGAAGGGAAAACAGGTCGCTTTATTGCAACAAATAGTGATTTTGAAGGTAACGGTATTGAATTTAAAATAAATGATATTTTGTTTGGAAAACTAAGACCATATCTTGCAAAAGTTTATTTAGCAGAATTTAAAGGGAATGCGGTTGGTGATATATTTGTATATAGAACAAAATATAATATGATTCCCAAATTTGCTCAATACTTGATGCTATCCAATAAATATCTTGATGTTATTAATAATTCTACCGCTGGAGCTAAAATGCCTCGCGTTAGCTCAAGCTTTATTGCAAATTTAATTATTGCAACCCCACCAATATCAGAACAAAAAGCCATAGCCCAATTTCTCGACACCAAAACAACTAAAATAGACCAAATCGTCAAAACCATAAACATTAAAATAGACAATCTCAAAGAACTGCGGAAAACCCTTATAAATGATGTGGTTACAGGTAAAATAAAGGTGGTAAAATAA